A region from the Bacillales bacterium genome encodes:
- a CDS encoding STAS domain-containing protein, whose translation MKIPILKLYDYLLVTIQVDLDDQTVLEFQEDLLNKIHENNSKGVVIDLTAVSIVDSFIAKILGDVVDMSTLMGAKVVLTGIRPAVAITLIDLGITMKNVTTALDLEQGMEKLRRELED comes from the coding sequence GTGAAGATCCCCATTTTGAAATTATATGACTATCTTTTGGTTACGATTCAGGTGGACTTGGACGACCAAACGGTTCTTGAATTTCAAGAGGATTTATTGAATAAGATTCATGAGAACAACTCAAAGGGGGTTGTCATTGACCTCACGGCCGTCTCGATTGTTGACTCGTTCATTGCGAAGATTTTGGGCGACGTCGTCGACATGTCTACCTTGATGGGCGCGAAAGTTGTATTGACCGGAATAAGGCCTGCCGTCGCGATAACGTTGATCGATCTTGGCATTACGATGAAGAATGTCACGACCGCATTGGATTTGGAACAAGGAATGGAGAAATTACGGCGGGAACTGGAGGACTGA
- a CDS encoding STAS domain-containing protein gives MEDIVLRMIQKERDEITEKWLDEMNRSRNEYRLQHINNEVFEKTNRKFISLIYQNLEIADKNMESFKTFIDGLLEMGLPLSYLTKGLQTFRRLMLETSFKHLEHSDKVHAFYTKVDSWYDPIISKLVSGAVESWEHTVSSQRSALRELSAPLIPIFEDISVMPLIGTIDTDRAKQIMENLLQGVIEHRSEVVLIDITGVPVVDTMVAHHIIQAAEAVRLVGAECILVGIRPEIAQTIVNLGIDLSGFPTDSNLRKGIQAALKLLGREITDASQEGSA, from the coding sequence ATGGAAGACATCGTACTGCGGATGATTCAGAAAGAACGAGACGAAATCACTGAAAAATGGCTTGACGAAATGAATCGGTCAAGAAACGAGTACCGCCTGCAACATATAAACAACGAAGTCTTTGAGAAAACGAACCGAAAGTTCATTTCTTTAATTTATCAAAACCTGGAAATTGCCGATAAGAATATGGAATCGTTCAAGACTTTTATCGACGGGCTGCTTGAAATGGGTTTGCCGCTCAGTTATTTGACGAAGGGATTGCAAACGTTCAGAAGGTTGATGCTGGAGACCTCTTTCAAGCATCTCGAACATTCGGATAAAGTACATGCTTTTTATACGAAAGTGGACAGCTGGTATGATCCGATCATTAGCAAACTCGTCTCGGGAGCGGTCGAATCGTGGGAACATACGGTCAGTTCCCAACGCAGCGCTTTAAGGGAATTGTCTGCGCCATTGATTCCTATTTTTGAAGATATCAGCGTCATGCCTTTGATCGGAACGATCGATACGGATCGGGCGAAGCAAATTATGGAAAACTTGTTGCAGGGTGTTATCGAACACCGTTCCGAGGTTGTCTTGATCGACATTACAGGCGTTCCGGTTGTCGATACGATGGTTGCCCATCATATCATTCAAGCGGCAGAAGCGGTACGTCTCGTTGGGGCGGAGTGCATTCTTGTCGGCATTCGCCCGGAAATCGCGCAAACGATCGTCAACCTCGGCATCGATTTGAGCGGATTTCCAACGGACAGTAATTTAAGGAAGGGCATTCAAGCCGCATTGAAACTTTTGGGACGCGAAATCACGGATGCGTCGCAGGAGGGATCCGCGTGA